The sequence CTGTAGCCGAGGCATACGAAATTCATTAAATTCTCGCCGTGCAGCTGAAATCCAAAGTGCTTACGGTCTTGCTGGGTCTGGCGGTCTTAGCGGGCGGGGTGTCGGCTCAAAACGACACAATCCGCGTGAGTACCCGGCTGGTGCAGATCAATGTGGTCGTGCGGGACAAGAAGGGGCCGGTTGCCGGGTTGAAGGCATCCGACTTCACGGTGCTCGATAATAAGAAACCGCAGAAGATCGAAGTATTCTCCGAGCTGGACACGCGGGGTGAGGTGAAATCCGTGACCCTGCCGGGAGTGCGGGGCGTTTCCAACTACCTCGATTTTTCCGGTGCGGCGCCGAGCGGAGCGACGGTCATCCTGTTCGACATGCTGAACACGATGGAGGAAGACCAGAACAATGCCACGAAGCAACTCGTGGCGTATCTGAAAACGATCCGGAAGGAAGACCGGATCGCCCTCTATATCCTGGCACAGCAGCTGTATATCGTGCAGGACTTCACCGGCAATCCGGACCGCCTGGTCCAGATCGCCGAGCAGATCCGCGCCAGCGAGCAGGCCGGAACCGAGTTGCGGAGTCCGTCGCAGCTCGTGAATATGCTGCGTCCTCCGAATTTCACGATCGGCAGCAGTTCTTCGATCTGGGTGGTGGTGCCGATGGTGTACGGCATGGTCGACAATTCCTCGATCAACCAGGCCGATGCGACCACGCAGGCGCTGGTAACAATCGCGCGGCACCTGAAGGGGCTGCCGGGACGCAAGAATCTGGTCTGGCTTTCCGCCGGCTTTCCGTTCTCGCCACCGACGCGGGCCCGCCGGGCCGGCGATGCCAAGGGGGCAGCTGCGCCGGAAACTCCGGACAATTTTTCGGCCCAATTGCAGAATGCCTCGCGCGCCTTGAATGACGCCAATGTCGCGCTATATCCCGTCGATGTGCGGGGGCTGTCCGCCGGTTATCCGGATGTTATGCTGCGGCTCGCCGATGCGACCGGAGGCGAGGTCGCGTACCACACCAACGATCTTGCCGGCGCGGTTCGCAACGCCGTGAGCGAGGGCGAGATCAGTTACATGCTGGGTTTCTATTCCATCGCGGACCCTGCGGATCAGACGTTTCATGATCTGACGGTGAAGGTCAACCGGAAGGACGCCGAGGTGCGGCATCGCAGCGGCTACTATCCCGGCGACACCCGCATTCTTACCGATCGCGAACGCCAGGCGTTGATCGGCGAACTGCTTTCCAGCCCGCTCAATGCATCCCAGATCGGTTTGAGCGCCGTCGCGGAGCCGGATCCGTCAATTTCGGGAAATTACCGTGTGACGGTCACCGTCAACACGCGTAATCTTCAATTCGACCTGCAGAACAATCGGCGAACGACGAAACTGGTGCTCGCGACGCGCCTGGAATCCTCGAAAGACAAGACGGTGAAGACGGTCACCATTCCGATCAGCATACCCGACGCTCAGTTTCAGACGGCGCTGACCCAAGGAATTCCGCTGCGCTCGACGATCGCGGGCAAAGCCGGCGACCGGCTCCGCATCGTGATTCAGGATCAGTCCACCGGATTCGGCGGAGCCCTCTGGCTGCCTTTGAACGAACAGTAACAAAATCGTAAATAAACGCAAACAGAGGGAACCATTTCCGGCAAACCTGCGTCTGTTAGTTTGATTCGCCGAAACTTTTTACCGGGCGAATCCGTAAGAACATTTGAGAGGAAATAAAACAATGACGGCTGCAGCCTTACAGTCCGATGCCACCTGGCTCCGCATGAGCGGTTACGATGTCGCGGCGCTGAATCCGAAATTGACGGACCGCGTGGCCGAACTGCAACGCGGGCTGCGGATGGGATTGCCGGCATGCGCGGATATGAGCCGGAGAAATTTTTACGATGTAGAGTTGCCGGGCGGCTGGGCGTATATCCACGTGCGGGACGACAAGCAGACGGTATATCTCATCGCTTACCAGAGCGCGAGCTGAAGTTTACTTCTATTGGAAATTCGAGATTGGAGATTGGAAATCCGATCTCCAATCTCGAACCTCCAATCTCGAATCTCCAATAGAGGCGTCTAGAAATCAGTTCACCAGTGTAAAAACGATTCCACCCTGAATGTTCGTGCCGCTGGTCCAGCCTGAATTCGTCAGCGGATTGATGTGGAAACTCATCCGGCTAACCTCGACTTTCCAGGACAGCACCTCGTTAATCGGAACGTCGACTCCGCCGCCATACCGTGTGCCGAAGGAACTGCTGTAGTACCCAATCGACGCCGCCGAGAAATATCCGAACCCGATGCCGCCAATGGCATATGGAGTGATCTTCGCAGCGCGTAATGTGGCTTTGCCGCCGAGAAAATCAGCGATCAGAGTCGAATCGGTTCCCAGGCTGTAAAGACCCATGTAATTGTCCACGCCGAACGTTTTCGAAAGATTCAATCCGGTTTCGTTCGCAAATCCGGAATGGTGCGTCGTTTGAACAATGCCGTTTTGTAGCGCGCCGAAGTCGAGAAAGCTCAAATTGGCGTACCCCATCGAAGTCTGAATCTTCGGATAGTCGTCCTGCGCCAGCGCCGGAATCGCGAGCAGTAAAACGAAACACGCAACACTGATGGTCTTTACCATGGAATCTCCTCTTTGCCCTCCCGATGATTCACGACTCGTGCCATGACAAACAGAAAATCGGAGAGCCGGTTTAAATATTCGATCACGTTCGGGTTCACTTCCACCTTCTCAGAGAGGCTTACCACTCGACGTTCAGCCCGCCGGCAAACAGTCCGGGCCACGTGCAGCAACGCCCCACCATTTCCACCACCTGCCAGAATGAATTGACGCAACGGCTTCAATTCGGTTTCGAAATTATCGATGGCATTTTCCAGCGCCGTAATCCGCTCGCGCGAAAGCTGGAATTTTGCCTGTTCCTGATCCTTGAAACCGGGGTCTGCGAGCTGTGCCCCGATCGAGAACAGGTCCTTTTGAATCTCCGTGAGCATATGCACAAGCCCGGGATCTTTCAAGAATGATGCCGCAGCGCCTATGAAAGAATGGAGCTCGTCGACATCGCCGTAGGCGTCGACGCGGTCGTCGTGCTTCCGGACCTTGGTCCCGTCGAACAGGCGGGTGTCGCCCCGGTCACCGGTTTTGGTGTAGATCTTCATTCTTCCTCTTTCGGCAGCCAGTACTTCTGGAACTCCGCGAAGTGCGACAGTGTTTTAAGATCCGGCATCCGGTCGAGGTACACGCGCCCCATGAGGTGATCGAATTCGTGCTGGATCACGCGCGCGAAAAACCCTTCCGCTTTGATCTGGATCTTCTTCCCGTGGCGGTCGAGCGCGTCGACGCGAAGTTTCCGCCAGCGAGGCACGCGGCCGCGGAAATCGGGGATGCTGAGGCAGCCCTCCCAGTCGTCGATCAACTCTTCGTCGAGGACTTTCACTGCGGGATTGACCATCACCGTCATTGGAATATCGCCGCGCCCGCCATGGCTTTCGATGACGGCGAGCTGCAGGGATTCATGCACCTGGGGCGCGGCGAGGCCCACACCGCTGTACTCGACCATGGTCTCCATCATGTTGTCGATCAATGTTTGGATCGCAGGACTGGCCAGGGTTGCAGGCGAAACGTGCTTCGACTCCAAGCGCAGGACCGGATGCCCGAGACGGCAGACCTTCAAAATGGACATAATTTACGGCTGCGCGCTATCGCGCTTGCGCTCATTTAATTTACGGCTGCGCGCTGTCGCGCTTGCGCTCCGCCCTTTACGGCGATGAATGGATCGTTTGAAAGAGCTTCTTGCTGACCGGATGTTTGAAGCCGGCGCGCCGGATATGAATGACTTCGGCAACGATGGCGACGGCAATTTCTTCGGGAAGCACCGCGCCGATATCGAGGCCGATCGGCATATACACACGTTCGAGCCGCTCGCGCGAAATGCCTTCGCTCTCAAGCTGTTCGGCAATCGACCGGATCTTGCGCTTGCTGCCGATCATTCCGATATAGCGCGCGTCGGTCAGGACGGCCCAGCGCAGCACATTCTGATCTTCCTGATGGCCGCGGGTCACGATGACAACATAGGTGTTGTCGGTCGGAACGATTTGCTCGAAGGCCTGCTCGAAGCTTTCGGCATAAATGGCTTCCGCTTCAGGGAAGCGCTCGGCATTCGCGTATACCGGCCGGTTGTCGACGATGGTCGTACGGAAGCCGGCGATACTGGCGATCTTGGAAACCTGAGTCGCAATATGGCCGGCCCCGAAAATGACCATTCTGGGCACCGGCAGAATGGGTTCCACGAAGATTTCGACCTTGCCGCCGCAGATCAGGCCGCTCTCGGCCATGGATTCATCGGTCAGATCGAAGCTCATGACCTTCGACTTTTCGTCCCGCAGGACGTCTTGAGCGGCCGCCCAGACCTCTGCTTCGACACACCCGCCACCGACCGAGCCCATCGTGGAGCCGTCATCGCGAATCAACATCTTGGCCGACTGAAAGCTGGGGACCGAACCGCGAATCTGGACAATCGTGGCCAGCGCCGCCTTGCGTCCAGACTGCCTCATCCGTTGGATTTCGTCGAAGATGTCAACTTCCATAAGCCGCTCAGTCTAACATATTTATTGACTTTGCTCGTACCGGTCCCATAGACTCCCGTTTTTTTTATA comes from Terriglobia bacterium and encodes:
- a CDS encoding VWA domain-containing protein, translating into MQLKSKVLTVLLGLAVLAGGVSAQNDTIRVSTRLVQINVVVRDKKGPVAGLKASDFTVLDNKKPQKIEVFSELDTRGEVKSVTLPGVRGVSNYLDFSGAAPSGATVILFDMLNTMEEDQNNATKQLVAYLKTIRKEDRIALYILAQQLYIVQDFTGNPDRLVQIAEQIRASEQAGTELRSPSQLVNMLRPPNFTIGSSSSIWVVVPMVYGMVDNSSINQADATTQALVTIARHLKGLPGRKNLVWLSAGFPFSPPTRARRAGDAKGAAAPETPDNFSAQLQNASRALNDANVALYPVDVRGLSAGYPDVMLRLADATGGEVAYHTNDLAGAVRNAVSEGEISYMLGFYSIADPADQTFHDLTVKVNRKDAEVRHRSGYYPGDTRILTDRERQALIGELLSSPLNASQIGLSAVAEPDPSISGNYRVTVTVNTRNLQFDLQNNRRTTKLVLATRLESSKDKTVKTVTIPISIPDAQFQTALTQGIPLRSTIAGKAGDRLRIVIQDQSTGFGGALWLPLNEQ
- a CDS encoding cob(I)yrinic acid a,c-diamide adenosyltransferase; translated protein: MKIYTKTGDRGDTRLFDGTKVRKHDDRVDAYGDVDELHSFIGAAASFLKDPGLVHMLTEIQKDLFSIGAQLADPGFKDQEQAKFQLSRERITALENAIDNFETELKPLRQFILAGGGNGGALLHVARTVCRRAERRVVSLSEKVEVNPNVIEYLNRLSDFLFVMARVVNHREGKEEIPW
- the def gene encoding peptide deformylase, translating into MSILKVCRLGHPVLRLESKHVSPATLASPAIQTLIDNMMETMVEYSGVGLAAPQVHESLQLAVIESHGGRGDIPMTVMVNPAVKVLDEELIDDWEGCLSIPDFRGRVPRWRKLRVDALDRHGKKIQIKAEGFFARVIQHEFDHLMGRVYLDRMPDLKTLSHFAEFQKYWLPKEEE
- a CDS encoding XdhC/CoxI family protein, whose translation is MEVDIFDEIQRMRQSGRKAALATIVQIRGSVPSFQSAKMLIRDDGSTMGSVGGGCVEAEVWAAAQDVLRDEKSKVMSFDLTDESMAESGLICGGKVEIFVEPILPVPRMVIFGAGHIATQVSKIASIAGFRTTIVDNRPVYANAERFPEAEAIYAESFEQAFEQIVPTDNTYVVIVTRGHQEDQNVLRWAVLTDARYIGMIGSKRKIRSIAEQLESEGISRERLERVYMPIGLDIGAVLPEEIAVAIVAEVIHIRRAGFKHPVSKKLFQTIHSSP